From a single Vibrio chagasii genomic region:
- a CDS encoding OmpA family protein — MMQQPQIIIQKKGRRKRNELQHGGWKVAMADLMISLMCLFLVLWILQVVDVDDQKKLLNYFAYGNDPIMHLGTSESGGNSINPLPLPHVATSHYDADLHRINDTSVLQGEFNSQQELEMLAQRITQELSGIDALGSVSVFVTPQGAKLVIADSDKGPMFFRGGAKVTPFYQDLLLNLAGLLENIENKMIITGHTDASRYKGSRMTNWELSSNRANSARYYLNKGGLQERHIFQVTGMSDTAPVDYENTKSGINRRIELYILTANTLAQLNKVYKSFAIGSAKGNGSSPLAQHELDKVLPDSKRRAVRQAELNQPVTSFEVLSRYD, encoded by the coding sequence ATGATGCAGCAACCTCAAATCATTATTCAGAAAAAAGGTCGCCGTAAGCGTAATGAACTGCAACATGGTGGTTGGAAGGTCGCAATGGCGGATCTGATGATTTCGCTGATGTGTCTCTTCTTGGTGCTATGGATTTTGCAGGTCGTGGATGTTGACGACCAGAAAAAACTCCTCAATTACTTTGCTTACGGCAACGACCCAATCATGCATTTAGGCACCAGTGAGAGTGGTGGCAATTCAATTAATCCGCTACCACTGCCTCATGTCGCGACCTCCCACTATGATGCCGATCTTCATCGGATTAATGACACCTCAGTTTTGCAAGGGGAATTCAACAGTCAGCAGGAGCTTGAAATGCTGGCACAGCGCATAACCCAAGAGCTTTCAGGCATTGATGCACTTGGCAGTGTCAGTGTTTTTGTTACGCCACAGGGCGCTAAATTAGTGATTGCAGACTCAGACAAAGGGCCGATGTTTTTCCGAGGTGGCGCGAAAGTGACGCCTTTTTATCAGGACCTGTTACTCAACCTCGCAGGCTTACTCGAGAATATTGAGAATAAGATGATCATTACTGGTCATACGGACGCCAGTCGCTATAAGGGAAGCCGCATGACGAACTGGGAGCTATCAAGCAATAGAGCAAATAGCGCACGTTACTATTTGAATAAAGGAGGGTTGCAAGAGCGGCATATTTTCCAAGTGACTGGAATGAGTGATACTGCTCCAGTCGATTATGAGAACACCAAGTCTGGCATTAATCGTCGCATCGAGCTCTATATTTTAACGGCGAATACGTTGGCGCAATTAAACAAGGTCTACAAGTCTTTTGCGATTGGCAGCGCTAAAGGTAATGGCTCTTCGCCACTTGCTCAGCATGAGTTAGATAAGGTTTTGCCCGACAGTAAGAGAAGGGCCGTTAGACAAGCGGAGTTGAACCAACCAGTCACCTCTTTTGAAGTGCTAAGTCGCTATGACTGA
- the motA gene encoding flagellar motor stator protein MotA yields MQKLIGIVVVLSVIFGGFIFLGGKFEFIFKLSEIIIIFGAAFASLLMSTTSSTLKLMVQQIGIAFRSTPYNKDYYQQLLSLMFELINTARVKNIKALDIHVENPESSKIFAKYPRIAKDALTTQFIIDSFRQVITGKQSQHLLEAFLEEEIEHLEDEYTKPSEKLHATAEAMPGLGILAAVMGIILTMQGLDGEISEIGKNIAGALVGTFTGVFGCYCVLGPMSSSIKDVSENQLAPLLCVKSILSAYAQGQSAHMCANAGRKNIETRYKPSFVELEKAVEVLRQQPSSS; encoded by the coding sequence ATGCAAAAGTTAATCGGCATTGTCGTTGTATTGAGCGTGATTTTTGGCGGCTTCATTTTCCTTGGTGGTAAGTTTGAGTTCATCTTTAAGCTATCAGAGATCATCATTATTTTTGGTGCGGCCTTCGCCAGCTTGCTGATGTCTACGACCTCTTCAACGCTTAAATTGATGGTACAACAGATTGGAATTGCGTTTCGATCGACCCCTTACAACAAGGACTATTATCAGCAGTTATTGTCATTGATGTTTGAGCTGATCAATACCGCGAGAGTGAAGAACATCAAAGCGTTGGATATTCATGTGGAGAATCCTGAATCCAGCAAGATTTTCGCGAAGTATCCCCGAATTGCCAAAGATGCGTTGACCACGCAATTTATTATCGATTCGTTCCGTCAGGTGATTACGGGTAAGCAATCTCAACATTTACTTGAGGCGTTTCTTGAAGAAGAAATCGAACATCTAGAAGACGAATATACTAAGCCGTCAGAGAAACTGCATGCCACTGCTGAGGCGATGCCAGGGTTAGGGATCTTAGCGGCGGTGATGGGGATAATCCTCACGATGCAGGGGTTAGATGGTGAGATAAGCGAAATTGGTAAGAACATTGCTGGCGCATTGGTGGGTACTTTCACTGGCGTTTTTGGTTGTTACTGTGTGTTAGGTCCGATGTCGAGCAGCATTAAAGATGTGTCGGAGAATCAGCTAGCGCCTTTGTTGTGTGTTAAGTCGATATTGTCCGCTTATGCGCAAGGGCAGTCCGCTCACATGTGTGCCAATGCCGGTCGAAAAAATATCGAGACGCGCTACAAGCCATCATTTGTTGAACTTGAGAAAGCGGTTGAAGTATTAAGACAGCAGCCGTCATCAAGTTAA
- a CDS encoding sigma-70 family RNA polymerase sigma factor has product MLMQPKYQHTQTDDQATLQELEKLVLQQNIKLINGLLYQYRYAVDEGTFEDLKQTAMMTLVIELRKFDHVANDDFRRAVAVRIRGELIDELRRRDYMERDKRQLVNRIKHAERQLLQQLGREPTSNEVCRHLGVEASDYQQAMTLVDVFDDIELESVVTAVPEADKEVLFNEVKEVLNSLPAMEQRILYLVYVKSLSTKETALVLDINEIKVHRLKHRGLGILKSRIKESDVCKS; this is encoded by the coding sequence ATGTTAATGCAGCCCAAGTATCAACACACCCAAACTGATGACCAAGCAACGCTACAAGAGCTTGAGAAGTTGGTATTGCAGCAAAACATTAAGTTGATTAATGGGCTGCTGTATCAATACCGTTATGCGGTGGATGAGGGCACGTTTGAAGACCTTAAACAGACCGCCATGATGACCTTAGTGATTGAATTGAGAAAGTTTGACCATGTGGCTAATGATGATTTTCGCCGTGCCGTTGCGGTGCGTATTCGTGGTGAATTGATCGATGAATTGCGTCGACGTGACTACATGGAGCGTGATAAGCGCCAACTGGTTAATCGCATCAAACATGCCGAGCGACAGTTACTCCAGCAACTCGGGAGGGAGCCAACCAGCAATGAAGTCTGTCGACATTTAGGGGTTGAAGCGAGCGATTATCAGCAAGCTATGACTCTCGTGGATGTGTTTGATGATATCGAGCTAGAGTCGGTGGTAACCGCTGTCCCCGAAGCCGACAAAGAAGTGCTGTTTAACGAGGTAAAAGAGGTGTTGAACTCGCTTCCTGCAATGGAGCAGCGGATTCTGTACCTGGTTTATGTGAAGAGCTTGAGCACCAAAGAGACAGCGTTGGTCCTTGATATCAATGAGATTAAGGTACACCGACTCAAGCATCGAGGCTTGGGCATTCTCAAAAGCAGAATTAAGGAGAGTGATGTATGCAAAAGTTAA
- a CDS encoding flagellar biosynthesis sigma factor — MIKVFITFALTLALCVTGFWFYQTNQLNMAVLSSWLTPSEPEPAPTQQIEVQLENVLVPINLGNRQSLLLLDVSMFTPERNSGYVHDQLSRIKNRIIKKFSVKEASYFYNKQFIYVIQDDLKDDLDELPSLQVGDVLVTKAVFQ, encoded by the coding sequence ATGATTAAAGTCTTTATCACCTTTGCTTTAACCCTTGCTCTATGTGTAACCGGTTTTTGGTTTTATCAAACCAATCAGCTGAATATGGCGGTCTTGAGTTCATGGTTAACCCCGAGTGAGCCAGAGCCGGCTCCAACGCAACAGATTGAGGTTCAGTTAGAAAATGTGCTTGTGCCGATTAATTTAGGTAACCGACAAAGTCTGTTGTTGCTGGATGTCTCTATGTTTACGCCAGAGAGAAACAGTGGTTACGTGCATGATCAACTGAGCAGAATCAAAAATCGAATCATCAAAAAATTCAGTGTGAAGGAGGCGTCTTATTTTTATAACAAGCAGTTTATCTATGTCATTCAAGATGATTTGAAAGACGATTTGGACGAGTTACCAAGCTTACAAGTGGGTGATGTGCTTGTGACCAAAGCGGTATTTCAATAG
- a CDS encoding flagellar hook-length control protein FliK — protein MELQAQTSSYRGSLDVLSTASSSVKSNTASTLSAPQAFDHLASDPVASAPLASERLASELGEIRMTPLAQSFQSLFSVLDQVSSSMAASSPDPAYLTTSNSPEGMAGFAHSVLSYSQLSNSELLNPELDTTHSYLPLSQLESSVQGLNLSDRAAVQSLNSPQELVLQSQIQPPQLSAIARSVTQQLESMNQRRGVGFEFGSTSSALLSSKGVEYSGLDWPANTPSFFGHTPNRYNPSELALSSTHQLASSMFNATPASLKLGATSNTPLLTGLPLVEAVNATSDSSHVRAMAPVVEATKELSLESQRQIHQVLRDKIQLQFDTLNQAARIRFDPPELGKVEMYIRMDGDKVNIQMSASSALTREAILATSERLRHELTAQNSELSEVNIVLDQPTHRQPDSKQQNQLLEQERLSSSDDHAQEQPEYVLEYQAYIARV, from the coding sequence ATGGAATTGCAAGCACAAACGTCGTCTTATCGGGGGAGTTTGGATGTACTGTCGACGGCAAGTTCTTCGGTGAAAAGTAACACCGCGAGTACGTTATCGGCGCCTCAAGCCTTTGACCACTTAGCTTCTGATCCGGTAGCTTCTGCCCCTTTAGCTTCTGAACGATTGGCTTCAGAATTGGGCGAAATACGTATGACGCCGCTTGCACAGTCTTTTCAGTCGCTATTTTCGGTACTCGACCAGGTGAGTTCGTCTATGGCTGCAAGCTCTCCAGATCCTGCTTATCTCACCACCTCCAATTCTCCTGAAGGCATGGCTGGTTTTGCTCATTCGGTACTCTCTTACTCACAACTATCTAATTCTGAATTATTGAATCCTGAGCTTGATACTACTCACTCTTACTTACCTTTATCTCAACTGGAATCATCAGTGCAAGGGTTGAACTTGAGTGATAGAGCGGCGGTGCAGTCGCTCAATTCGCCACAAGAGCTTGTGTTGCAATCACAGATTCAACCACCGCAGTTAAGTGCGATTGCTCGTTCTGTTACCCAACAGTTGGAGTCGATGAATCAAAGACGGGGAGTAGGTTTTGAATTCGGTTCAACGAGCAGCGCTTTATTGTCTTCTAAGGGAGTGGAATATTCAGGGCTTGATTGGCCAGCGAATACGCCTTCATTTTTTGGTCACACGCCTAATAGATATAACCCCTCTGAGCTTGCTTTGTCGTCTACTCATCAGCTGGCCAGTTCAATGTTCAACGCCACTCCTGCAAGCCTCAAATTAGGCGCTACTTCCAACACACCATTGTTAACGGGGTTGCCCTTAGTTGAAGCCGTTAATGCTACCAGTGATAGCAGCCATGTTAGGGCGATGGCCCCGGTGGTTGAAGCGACCAAAGAGCTTAGTTTAGAGAGCCAAAGGCAGATACATCAAGTTTTGAGAGACAAAATCCAGCTTCAGTTCGATACGTTAAATCAGGCGGCTCGAATTCGTTTTGATCCACCTGAATTAGGTAAGGTCGAGATGTATATTCGCATGGACGGTGACAAAGTTAACATCCAAATGAGTGCGTCATCAGCGCTAACCAGAGAAGCCATCTTAGCGACATCTGAGCGTTTGAGACACGAATTGACCGCGCAAAATTCCGAATTGTCTGAGGTAAATATTGTTCTCGACCAGCCGACTCATCGCCAACCTGATTCGAAGCAACAAAATCAGCTCTTAGAGCAAGAACGTCTGTCCTCCAGTGATGATCACGCGCAAGAGCAACCAGAGTACGTACTGGAATACCAAGCATACATAGCGAGGGTCTGA
- the fliS gene encoding flagellar export chaperone FliS has product MLLGKQQQANYANVQVTANASVSSSFELICMLHERLIQELESVKFSIETKDLELKSKATQKSIDILVGLDASLDLSTGEELIQNIHALYEHAIATVFEASKEMNTELIVKLIGVVTDLKEGWEGAMEWLDEAQS; this is encoded by the coding sequence ATGCTTTTAGGGAAACAGCAGCAAGCCAATTATGCCAATGTTCAAGTGACGGCGAATGCTTCAGTGTCGTCGAGCTTTGAATTGATTTGTATGTTACATGAGCGACTGATTCAAGAGTTGGAAAGTGTAAAATTCTCAATTGAAACCAAAGACTTGGAACTCAAATCCAAAGCAACACAAAAATCGATTGATATTTTAGTCGGGCTCGATGCGTCTCTAGATTTATCGACCGGGGAAGAGCTTATCCAAAACATACACGCCTTATATGAGCACGCCATAGCGACTGTATTTGAGGCGTCAAAAGAGATGAATACCGAGCTGATAGTTAAGTTGATTGGCGTCGTGACCGATCTGAAAGAGGGCTGGGAAGGCGCCATGGAGTGGCTTGATGAAGCCCAGTCCTAA
- the fliD gene encoding flagellar filament capping protein FliD translates to MNVDAAQLASNFASLDVQPFEFRYNQKLSMIASKTSAIGKVKTALQSLENKIYEFTKSGSSLTQTSTSTSSDDYFSLSVDSGVNDMNLDVFVQQMASNHQVVFDANSVDSNDVMASGGVFSVTQDGVTTDINIMDADTDVSGDVTYSEFVSYFNDQFDGSIQATLVKSQGAMKVLFGSENEGADAAFTLSADAASGWDTVVATASAAPMQTAQDAVIALGGEFGTQLTNSSNTFESLIDGVDLTLTKANNAGDSATKIEIGDDFSATVASLQEFVDAYNSAVTEITNLTASGNEDEARGVLASDSAVRSIENQLASVIRDDYNGTRLFELGLEIDRDGKLSLDSSKFESTAATVDFETLFTGSGGVFEAFESKLETYIDFSNGSLNRRIDTLDNEKSRINDALAALDTRYETYYNRYLSQFTQLNSLSSQLDSVSGLFTI, encoded by the coding sequence ATGAACGTTGACGCGGCTCAGTTAGCCAGTAATTTTGCCAGTTTAGATGTGCAGCCGTTTGAGTTTCGTTACAACCAAAAGCTGTCGATGATCGCTTCTAAAACATCCGCTATCGGTAAAGTTAAAACGGCCCTTCAATCTCTCGAAAACAAGATCTATGAATTCACGAAATCGGGCTCAAGTCTCACTCAAACGTCAACCTCGACATCGAGTGATGACTATTTTTCTCTCTCCGTCGATTCTGGTGTGAATGACATGAACTTAGATGTTTTTGTGCAACAGATGGCTTCTAATCATCAAGTGGTTTTTGATGCCAACTCGGTCGATTCAAATGATGTGATGGCGTCGGGGGGCGTATTTTCTGTCACTCAAGACGGCGTTACTACAGACATCAATATTATGGATGCAGACACTGACGTAAGCGGTGATGTCACGTACAGCGAGTTTGTCAGTTACTTCAATGATCAATTTGACGGTTCTATTCAAGCTACTCTCGTTAAGTCGCAAGGGGCGATGAAAGTACTGTTTGGTTCTGAAAATGAAGGTGCTGACGCAGCTTTTACTTTGTCTGCAGATGCAGCAAGTGGTTGGGATACAGTCGTCGCGACAGCAAGCGCTGCACCTATGCAAACCGCCCAAGATGCGGTGATCGCACTCGGTGGTGAGTTTGGCACTCAACTTACTAACTCAAGTAATACCTTTGAATCGCTTATCGATGGGGTCGACCTTACGCTGACTAAGGCGAACAACGCCGGAGATTCAGCGACAAAGATCGAAATAGGTGATGACTTTTCTGCCACGGTCGCTTCTTTACAAGAGTTTGTCGACGCCTATAACAGCGCCGTTACCGAGATCACTAACCTGACTGCCTCTGGTAATGAGGATGAGGCAAGGGGAGTGTTGGCTTCAGATAGCGCAGTGCGCAGTATTGAAAACCAACTGGCTAGCGTTATTCGAGATGATTACAACGGTACTCGCTTGTTTGAGTTAGGGCTCGAAATCGACCGTGATGGCAAGCTCAGCCTGGACTCTAGCAAATTTGAAAGTACGGCAGCGACGGTCGATTTTGAAACGCTATTTACCGGAAGCGGTGGAGTTTTTGAAGCGTTTGAAAGCAAACTTGAAACCTATATCGACTTCTCCAACGGCTCCCTTAATCGACGCATCGATACACTCGACAATGAAAAGAGCCGCATTAATGACGCCTTAGCGGCACTCGACACTCGTTATGAGACTTACTACAACCGCTACTTGTCTCAGTTTACTCAACTGAACTCACTCAGTAGCCAGTTGGATTCGGTATCGGGACTTTTCACTATTTAG
- the lafA gene encoding lateral flagellin LafA codes for MAISVHTNYASLVTQNTLQSTNNALTKSMEKLSTGFRINSAADDAAGLQIANRLEAQSRGMSVAMRNSQDAISMMQTAEGAFDEMTNIAYRMNDLAVQYANGTNSTADQTAIDVEFNALSDELANIASNTNFGGTNLLTTGSFGAGAVVFQIGTSSTETLTVNASTEVGAVTGHALAAGGGALTAASNIDNLSGAGGLIELLGTARAEFGANINRLEHTITNLGNMTENLESSKGRIMDTDFASESGMMSKSQMLMQSGASMLSASKMVPQLAMSLLG; via the coding sequence ATGGCTATATCAGTACATACAAATTACGCAAGCTTAGTGACTCAAAATACATTGCAGTCGACCAACAATGCGTTAACTAAATCAATGGAAAAACTGTCCACCGGCTTTCGAATTAACTCAGCTGCGGATGATGCGGCGGGTTTGCAAATTGCTAACCGTTTGGAAGCTCAATCACGTGGGATGAGCGTGGCAATGCGTAATTCTCAGGATGCAATCTCTATGATGCAAACAGCAGAGGGGGCCTTTGATGAGATGACCAATATTGCATATCGAATGAACGACCTAGCTGTTCAGTATGCAAATGGGACTAATTCTACAGCAGACCAAACTGCGATTGATGTTGAGTTTAATGCGCTTAGTGATGAGCTGGCCAACATAGCGTCGAATACGAATTTTGGTGGTACGAATTTGTTAACTACAGGTAGCTTCGGCGCAGGTGCGGTTGTGTTTCAGATAGGCACCTCATCAACTGAAACTTTAACGGTTAATGCATCAACTGAAGTCGGTGCGGTGACAGGTCACGCACTAGCGGCCGGTGGTGGTGCTTTAACTGCTGCATCTAATATCGATAACCTCTCTGGTGCGGGTGGTCTTATTGAACTGCTGGGTACTGCGCGAGCTGAGTTCGGTGCGAATATTAACCGTCTTGAACATACTATTACCAATCTTGGCAACATGACGGAAAACCTAGAGTCCTCTAAAGGTCGAATCATGGATACCGATTTTGCCTCTGAGTCCGGCATGATGAGTAAGTCTCAAATGCTCATGCAATCAGGTGCTTCTATGCTGAGTGCATCTAAGATGGTGCCGCAGTTGGCGATGAGCTTATTGGGCTAG
- a CDS encoding flagellar biosynthesis protein FlhA, whose amino-acid sequence MVVMRHVFNTVAARLTIPIVLLMILAMVILPLPPILLDAFFTFNIMLAIVVLLVSSTVSRVLDFSIFPSLLLVATLLRLTLNVASTRIVLLEGHNGGDAAGKVIQSFGEVVIGGSYVVGIVVFVILMIINFVVITKGGERISEVSARFTLDALPGKQMAIDADLNAGAIDQKEAKTRRLEVGEEAEFYGAMDGASKFVRGDAIAGLLILFINVIGGVLIGIFEHNLSAEAAFQTYALLTIGDGLVAQIPSLLLATSAAIIVTRISDNDNDMAQTVKRQLLASPNNLYMAAGVMFVIGSVPNMPHLAFYTFAVLLAFVGWRQSKFQHVTPETSPDLDALPQPHQENTIDWSIIPNVDVIALSLGFKLVPLASSQKGGNLIKSIRGSRKTLSEQIGFVMPEVVITDNLSLKPSEYAISIDGDEIERGEVYADKAMAVGNHIDHPDLDGIVGIDPAYQLPALWIKKGDKTKAINHGFQVIEVHDVIATHVSKVCSEHLDNIFNYDDVKALNQRLAMQHPELAENLASVISPNLQMQVIRQLLAQQVPIINVRTIANTIIESVDTIKDPILLSSNIRVALKRTIVNLISPNSKTIHAFIIGATLEGELKGAISLSQQSDPNIPLDSIPVEPTILQKFQNRMPTIVQTMQSQNLPPVIVVPPTTRPMIAKLAKAFAKELIVLSYNEIPNEYGLNVLGDVE is encoded by the coding sequence ATGGTTGTTATGAGACACGTATTTAATACAGTGGCTGCAAGGCTAACAATTCCAATTGTGTTACTCATGATCTTGGCGATGGTGATTTTGCCGCTGCCTCCTATTCTATTGGATGCGTTTTTTACCTTTAACATCATGCTTGCCATTGTTGTCTTACTGGTCAGCAGCACCGTTTCGCGAGTGCTTGATTTCTCTATATTTCCATCACTATTACTTGTCGCAACCTTACTTCGATTAACTCTTAACGTCGCCTCTACCCGTATTGTTCTACTCGAAGGTCACAATGGCGGAGACGCCGCAGGTAAGGTCATTCAATCTTTCGGTGAAGTGGTTATTGGCGGGAGCTACGTTGTCGGTATCGTAGTATTCGTGATCTTGATGATCATTAACTTTGTGGTTATCACCAAAGGGGGCGAACGGATCTCCGAAGTATCTGCGCGCTTTACTCTGGATGCCCTACCAGGGAAACAGATGGCCATCGATGCCGACTTAAATGCAGGTGCAATCGATCAGAAAGAAGCCAAAACTCGACGTTTAGAAGTAGGAGAAGAGGCTGAGTTCTATGGCGCAATGGACGGTGCCAGTAAGTTTGTTCGTGGTGATGCGATTGCCGGGCTATTGATTCTATTCATCAACGTAATCGGGGGAGTGCTGATAGGCATTTTTGAGCACAACCTCAGCGCAGAAGCGGCTTTTCAAACCTATGCCCTACTAACGATTGGTGATGGTCTGGTTGCTCAAATTCCATCGCTGTTGCTGGCCACCTCTGCCGCTATTATCGTGACGCGAATCAGTGACAACGATAACGACATGGCGCAAACGGTCAAAAGGCAGTTACTTGCGTCACCGAACAACTTATACATGGCAGCAGGGGTTATGTTTGTTATCGGTAGCGTGCCAAACATGCCACACTTAGCCTTTTATACCTTTGCCGTCTTGCTAGCGTTCGTCGGCTGGAGACAATCGAAATTTCAGCATGTGACACCCGAGACCAGCCCCGATTTAGATGCGCTTCCTCAGCCCCACCAAGAAAACACCATCGATTGGAGCATTATTCCCAACGTCGATGTGATTGCTTTGTCGTTAGGCTTCAAGCTGGTTCCTTTGGCGAGCTCACAAAAGGGCGGCAATTTGATTAAAAGTATCCGTGGTAGCCGAAAGACACTCAGTGAACAAATAGGCTTTGTGATGCCAGAAGTGGTCATCACCGACAACCTTTCACTCAAGCCTTCTGAGTATGCCATTAGCATTGATGGTGATGAGATTGAGCGTGGTGAGGTGTATGCCGATAAAGCGATGGCAGTCGGCAACCATATTGACCACCCAGATCTGGATGGCATTGTTGGCATCGACCCTGCTTATCAGCTTCCAGCCCTATGGATTAAAAAAGGCGACAAAACCAAGGCGATCAACCATGGATTTCAGGTCATTGAAGTACATGATGTTATCGCGACCCACGTCAGCAAAGTATGCAGCGAACACCTAGACAACATCTTCAATTACGATGATGTAAAAGCCCTCAACCAACGACTTGCTATGCAGCACCCTGAGCTTGCAGAGAACCTAGCGAGCGTCATTAGCCCGAACCTACAAATGCAGGTCATCCGTCAGTTACTGGCTCAACAAGTGCCTATCATTAACGTAAGGACCATCGCTAATACCATTATTGAAAGCGTCGACACCATAAAAGACCCAATCTTGCTGTCCTCTAATATTCGGGTCGCGTTAAAACGAACCATCGTCAATTTGATCTCACCAAACAGCAAGACCATCCATGCTTTCATTATTGGAGCAACCTTAGAAGGTGAATTGAAAGGCGCGATCTCTTTGAGTCAGCAAAGCGATCCCAATATCCCTCTCGACTCGATTCCTGTTGAACCGACCATCTTGCAAAAATTCCAAAACCGCATGCCGACCATAGTACAAACCATGCAGAGCCAAAACCTGCCACCGGTTATAGTTGTACCGCCCACGACACGCCCGATGATCGCCAAGTTAGCAAAAGCCTTTGCCAAAGAGCTGATTGTGCTGAGTTACAACGAGATCCCAAATGAGTATGGGTTGAACGTATTGGGGGATGTGGAATAA
- a CDS encoding glycine zipper 2TM domain-containing protein, whose translation MKIKAVVMAATTVVTLSACKEEASAPTLANITLVEAVTKSVKTPHKVCHNVLVTRQAEVKDEAKIIGTIGGAAAGAALGNQVGGGSGKTIATAVGTVAGAMTGRKIQDNAQKNDTITTTEQRCSTEYTTSTQVDGYDVTYEIGGALTTVRLAKKPTTNTFPIVSGQVVLPQ comes from the coding sequence ATGAAAATCAAAGCAGTGGTAATGGCAGCAACAACCGTGGTGACACTCTCAGCGTGTAAAGAGGAAGCTTCTGCCCCAACACTTGCCAATATTACGTTAGTTGAGGCCGTCACCAAATCGGTCAAGACTCCTCATAAGGTTTGCCATAACGTACTGGTTACTCGACAAGCTGAGGTGAAAGACGAAGCCAAGATTATAGGCACGATCGGCGGCGCTGCTGCTGGGGCCGCTTTGGGCAACCAAGTCGGAGGTGGCTCAGGAAAAACCATCGCGACGGCTGTTGGCACGGTAGCAGGAGCAATGACAGGGCGTAAGATTCAAGATAACGCACAGAAAAACGATACAATAACGACTACCGAGCAACGCTGCAGCACCGAATACACCACATCGACACAAGTTGATGGATACGATGTGACTTACGAAATCGGCGGCGCTTTGACGACCGTACGTTTGGCTAAAAAGCCAACCACAAACACTTTCCCGATCGTCTCAGGTCAGGTTGTCTTGCCCCAATAG
- the flgA gene encoding flagellar basal body P-ring formation chaperone FlgA: protein MAKLLKLASTWLFALGCVTKVSAEVGNITLEQQLSTQIQSLIEQTMRYRYPQQYQLDIQIRFSRAIHQLPQCSESVEVTHRSKIKLGKQKWNVRCEPERWTLSATSTSTITVWTATANKALKKGQRLTHDDIAIEPIKLYKDQKVFFKANEIAGSKIKRSVNKGDLLTTSSMYLDYDVEKGHAVDVVFQSKSIRLETLGMALESGLIGDTVSIKNQQSGKLLRGVVIEKNRVRVF from the coding sequence ATGGCTAAGTTATTAAAACTAGCTAGCACATGGCTGTTCGCCCTTGGTTGTGTGACCAAGGTGAGCGCAGAAGTTGGTAACATTACTCTTGAACAACAACTCTCCACTCAAATCCAATCGCTCATTGAACAAACCATGCGTTACCGTTATCCCCAACAGTACCAATTGGATATTCAGATCCGCTTTTCTCGAGCTATTCATCAGTTACCACAGTGTAGCGAGTCTGTTGAAGTCACGCACAGAAGTAAAATCAAGCTTGGCAAACAAAAGTGGAACGTGCGTTGTGAGCCAGAGAGGTGGACCCTTTCAGCGACCTCAACGTCGACAATAACCGTCTGGACTGCGACAGCCAACAAGGCACTTAAGAAAGGCCAAAGACTGACGCATGACGATATTGCGATTGAACCTATCAAACTCTACAAAGACCAAAAAGTGTTCTTCAAGGCTAACGAAATCGCTGGCAGCAAAATCAAGCGTTCAGTAAACAAGGGCGATTTATTGACTACATCTTCTATGTATTTGGATTATGACGTTGAAAAGGGGCACGCTGTGGATGTGGTTTTTCAATCGAAAAGTATCCGTTTAGAAACGTTAGGAATGGCGTTGGAAAGTGGGCTGATAGGCGATACGGTCTCAATTAAGAACCAACAATCTGGAAAGTTGTTACGCGGCGTCGTCATTGAAAAAAATAGAGTTCGAGTCTTCTAA
- a CDS encoding flagellar biosynthesis anti-sigma factor FlgM, translating to MSQIKVDNVKHVVPHTQVDVVQNKKTEPDQKAKVKPINLSQHEVELLDNTKSLFDGVDDIDMAKVEQIKAQISAGELVFDMDELAKVITRLDHGT from the coding sequence ATGAGTCAAATTAAGGTCGACAATGTAAAACACGTTGTGCCTCATACTCAGGTAGATGTGGTTCAAAACAAAAAGACAGAGCCGGATCAAAAAGCGAAGGTGAAGCCGATTAACCTCTCTCAACATGAGGTGGAGTTGCTCGATAACACCAAGAGCCTTTTTGACGGTGTAGACGATATCGATATGGCTAAAGTCGAGCAGATTAAAGCGCAAATTTCCGCGGGAGAGTTAGTGTTTGATATGGATGAACTAGCGAAAGTCATTACGAGACTGGATCATGGAACGTAG